The following nucleotide sequence is from Ktedonobacteraceae bacterium.
GTTTCTCCGTGGATGAAAATGGCGAATCAATCCTCGCAAACCTCTAACTACGCTTTGCCGGAAGCATACCTGTTATACATTACGGTTCCTTTGATAAAATCGTCGCAGGCCTTACAATGACCTGAATGGAGGATAATCACTAGAAAACAGGGTCTGTGAATGCTTGCTGAGCGGGAGAATAGAGCAGCTTGCAAACTTGCTGAGAACTACATTTAGCAGCTCATAGCTTCGCCAGCTTATACCCTACATCCGGCACCGTCAATATATAGCGCGGGTGGCGCGGATCGTCCTCGATTTTCCGGCGCAGGCGGCTGATGTAGACCCAGATGAAATCGACTTCGCGGTTATATTCGGCGCCCCAGACACGCTCCAGCAAGAGTTCGTGGGTCATGACGCGGCCAGCGTTCTGGGCCAGTGTGCTGAGCAACTTGTATTCGGTGCGGCTGAGCTGTACCGGGCGATCCTCCAGTAATACCTGGTGCTGGGCATAGTCTATCGTGAGCTCGCCGGTGGTAAAGATCGCCTCGCTCGCCGGCTGCTCTCTATCCGGCGCTTTGCGGCGCAAAAGGACACGGACGCGGGCCAGTAATTCCTGCATGTGAAAAGGCTTGCTAACCAGGTCATCGGCTCCAAGATCGAGATAGCGCACCCGTTCGTCTTCGTCGCACTCGTCACAGAGCATGATGACGGGGGCCTGGGAAAATTCGCGCAGCCTTTGCAGCAATTCGAGGCCGCTCATATCGGCCAGGCGCGCCGACAGCATCAGGATATCGAAATCTTCGAGATCGAGCTGGCGCAGAAATTGTATGCCATGAGCGGTGACATGAACACGATATTGTTGTTCTTCGAGATGCGCGCGCAGGTAGCGAGCTATACGCGCATCATTTTCGGCAACCAGCACTTTAACACGCTGGCCCTGGTGCAGGAGACCTGCGCGAGATGAGGACAAGGGGCTGCGCGACGCGGCAGTTGACGCATTTATTCCGGCCTGTGGCAACCCGGCGGCCTGCAATGAGGGTGTGAAGGGCAGGGTGAAGAAAAAAGTGCTTCCCTGACCGCTGCCAGGTGACTCGGCCCATATCTTGCCGCCATGCGCCTCTATGGTCACGCGTACTACCGACAGCCCCAGCCCGTTGCCGGCGCCGGAACCCTCGCCACGCGGGATGCGATAGAAACGATCAAAGATACGCTCAAGATGTTCAGGCGCGATGCCGGCGCCCTGATCTTTGACACTGATACGAATTTCGATATCGTTCGTTTCCAGCTCAAGTCTGATGACGCTGCCAGCGGGAGAATAGGTCACGGCGTTATTGAGCAAGTGGTGGAGCGCCTGCTCAATACGCAGGGCATCGCAGTGAACGAGTATATCTTCCTCTGGCACACGCAGGACAAAGCGATGGCCGGGCGCGTGTTTGTGCCATCCCTCTATGACCTGCTTGAGCAACCAGGCGATATTTACCTGGGAAAGTCTCAGGTTGTGCGCCCCGGCGTCAAGCTTCCAGACATCCAATAGCGTATTGAGTATGTCGTGTAACCGATCGGTCTGAGTATCGATCATTTGCAGCATTTCGCGCAGCATAGATGGGTCCCAGCGCGTAGAACTGCCCAGCAGCGTCGTGGCGCAGCCCTTGATGATGGCTAAGGGGGTTTTCAATTCGTGGGCGGCAAGGGCCAGCGTCTCGTTACGCGTCTGCGTGGCCGCGCGTTCGAGTGTTATATCGTCCAGCAGGACGCCGCGGCCCAGCAATCGACCGGGATCATCACGCACCGGAAAGCTGAGCACGCGCAGCCAGCGCACGGCGGCATCGGCCAGTGCCAGGTCGGTGAAACCCTCTTGCTCTGGATGATGCCAGATGCGGTCAAGCTCGGTTTGTGCGCTATTGGGGTCGACGGCCAGGGAGACGAGCCGTTTGCGCACGTCAAAACTTCCCTGCTGCCGGAGTATACTGCCATTGATGCCCAGCAGCCGCTCCGCGCCTGGATTTGAATAGGCAACCTGTTCGGCGGCATTCAACAGAATGAAGCCGCTACGCATATTGGCCGCGATGCCTGTGAGAATAGAATGCTCCTGTTCAAAGTCTTTCGACAGGGCATAAAGCTCTCCGGTTCCCCGCGCTGTCTCTGATGAAGTAGGTGGTGTGGGTAAAGCGTTCTCTTCAGGCCACCAGCTATCATTATCCGTATCCGACCCATTCCCTGTGGTCAGATCCATACCGACAAATACCTTTCCCGTTTGTTCAGCTAGCTCGTGCTATTGATATTCTAACAAATGGGTCAAGGCTGGGGAATCAGTGCCCTGCGACATAGGCGAGCATGACGATCAAGATGAGGTGGAGCACCATCGCGATGCCGAAACCCCAGGCGAGGACGACGATCCAACGATGGTCGCTCATCGCACCGCCCTCTAAAGGCGGCTGGGACTGGGGAGCGCGTTCGGCGGCAACAAGACCCATGGCAATGCGCAGGCGGAGTGGGGAGCGAATTGGCGAACGGCGCATCTCCTCGAGCAGCGCCGCGTGGCATTCGGTGCAGAGTGTCCAGACCTGCCGGGGTTCTGGCGCCCCTGGCGGTTCCACGATAGGAACCGCGGTAAACCAGGTATAATGCGTACAAATTGAACAGCGGGCGGTAATACGTCTTCCCAGCTTGCGTGCATTACCTCGTTGGGTTTGGACAGTTGGCTCACCGCCATGCATCGTATCTTTCACCGCTCGCTATCCTTTCTCTGCCCGTTTTTCACTCTTCTTCTTCTATGTGGAACAAACATGCAGCTAATCAACCAATTTCTGTTTTGATTCTACCACATTCTTCGCAATAAATCTGTGGTAGTAAGAGGAATTTGCGGGAGAAATCGGGTAGGCCGAAAATTGCGCAAATGCAAGGGATAAAGCAAGGAATTCCTCGATGCCCGCCGCGGCGGGCATCGAGGAATTCCTTGCTTTATCCCTTGCATCATTGCTACCCGCGTAGCAGTGGCAGCAGGTAGACGGTACTGAACACAATGACCCAGACGCCATCGACGAAGTGCCAGTACATTTCGGCAGCTTCTATGGGGAAATGGCGCTTGGCGGTAAAGTTGCCGCGCATGGTACGCAGCCAGATAATGAATAAGAAGATCAGTCCGACGGTGACGTGCGCGCCGTGGAACCCGGTCAGTGTAAAGAAGGCCGAGCCGGCGACACTGGACTGCGGCGTAAAATGTTTGCCGAACAGCCCGGAATATTCATAAATCTGGCCTCCCAGGAAATAAGCGCCCATAATGATTGACGCCAGAAAGCCAAGTTTTACATTGCGCATATTGCCTTTTGCCGCGCTGGTACCTGCCCAGTGTACGGGGAAACTGCTGGCGAGCAGGATAATTGTATTGACCAGCGGGAACCAGAGTTCCGATGGCACCGGCCAGTTACCGTTGCGAATTTCCAGGTAGAGGTAAGCGGCGATCAGGTTCGCGAAGATCAACGCTTCTGAGGCGATGAAGAAGATCATGCCCCACCAGCCCAGACTTCTTCCGGGCGCTTCGTGTTCCTCCAGTGTCCTGATTTGCTCGCCATGTGTGACGCTCATATTTTTTCTCCCTATCGCTCAAATAAGGGCTAATCGATTTTAACAAATGAATCGGTTAATTCCAGGGCCGATCAATCGGGGCCTACGACACCGCCGGGCGATGAATACACCACGGCGAAGCCGTAGGGGCTGGTTCACCGTACACACCGCCGATTGATCGGCCCGCCACGCTCAACGACGTTCAAGCCCCCAGCCAATGACTGCCACAGCGGTCAGCACCACCCCTATGCCTAAAAGGATAGGGTGGATCACAATGCCTACAAAGGCGATCATCAGCGCCACGGCCAGCACAAAGGGCCAGTAGCTCAACTGAGGACCGCTCGTTTCTTCTACGGCCGCCAGGCGCCTTTGTTTGCTGCGTACCTGTTTGCTTTGGGCCTGTTCCTCGGCCACAACCTTCCTCGTTTTCTAGTATCCTGGAACCCCGCGAGGACAGGCCCAAGACGCTCTCCTTACAGGGCGAATACGTTCGTTTAGAATTAATGCGTTGCCGTTTTCCAGTCGGCAGTTTCCGGGTTCTTCTTGTCGTAGAACGGGCGGCGGCTGCGCACAACGGGCAGCACCAGGAAGTTGTACGGCTTGGGCGGAGATGAGGTATCCCATTCAAGCGTGAATGCATCCCAGGGATCATCGCCGGCCGGCTCGCCGCTGCGCAGCGTGATGATGAAGTTCCACAGGAAGACCAGGATGGCAACGGCAATAATAAAGGCGCCAATCGTCGCCAGCAGGTTCAACTCATTCCAGCCAAGGTTGCCCGGATAGGTGTAGATACGGCGCGGCATGCCCAGCAGGCCCAGGATGTGCATGGGGAAGAATGTCAGGTTGACGCCGATGAGCATCAGCCAGAACTGTATCTGACCCAGGCGCTCGTTGAGCAATTTGCCGGTCATCTTGGGGAACCAGTAGAAGATGCCCGCGAAGACGGCGAAGACAGTGCCACCGAAGAGCACATAGTGCAGGTGCGAGACAACGAAGTAGGAGTCCGTCACCTGGTAGTCGAACGGCACCACGGCCAGCGCCACACCATTCAGGCCGCCGATCAGGAACATAGCTACAAAGCCAAGCGCGAAGAGCATAGGCACTTTGAAGCTCAGCTTGCCGCCATAAACGGTCGCCACCCAGTTGAAGATTTTTACCGCCGTGGGAATGGCGATCAACGTGGTGCTGGTGGCAAAAAATGCCTGCGCTACCGGCGGCAGACCGACGGCGAACATGTGGTGCGCCCAGACGGTGAAGCTCAGGAAGCCAATAGCCACGCCCGACCATGCCACAAAAGTATAGCCGAAGAGCGGTTTGCGCGAAAAGACGGGTAAGATCTCCGAGATCATGCCGAAGGCCGGTAAGATCAGGATGTATACCTCTGGATGGCCGAACGACCAGAACAGGTGCTGCCACAGCAGCGGATCACCTCCGGCCCCGGCCTGGTAGAAGTGCGTGCCCAGGTGACGGTCGAGGAGCAGCAAAAGGGCAGCAGCGGTCACGCTCGGAATGGCGAAGAGCAGCAGGAACGAGGTGACCAGCGTCATCCAGGTGAACAGCGGCATGCGGTTGATCGTCATGCCGGGCGCGCGCAATTTGAGGATGGTCACGACAAAGTTGAGCGCACCCGAAATCGAGGAGATACCGAGCATCAGGATACCAAGCGCCCAGAAGTCCATGTTCAGGTCAGGCGTACAGCGAACCGCCGTGGGACCACAATTAGAGGTCAGTTCGGTCAGAGGAGCATAGCTGAACCAACCGGCGTTGGGCGCCTGCCCGAACAGGAAGCTCGAAGTCAGGAAGAAGCCGCCGAAGAGGACGATCCAGTAACCGAACGCATTCAGGCGCGGGAACGCCATATCGCGCGCCCCGATCATCAGCGGCACGACGTAGTTGCCGAAGCCGACCAGTATGGGCATGACGAACAGGAAGATCATGGTCGTGCCATGCATGGTGAAGACCTGGTTATATTGTTCGGCGTTCAATACTTTTCCATCCGGCACCGCCAGCTGGGTGCGGACAAGCAGGGCCTCCATCCCGCCTACCAGGAAAAAGAAGAAGGCGGTGACGATGTACATGATACCGAGCTTCTTATGGTCGGTCGTCATGACCCACTCGCCAAAATAGGTTTCGCTAAAGCGTCTCCGGCGTTCTAGCGTGACGCCTTCAACGACTGTGCGGGTTGCCATGGGCAATTCCTCCAAAATCCAGCCCCATTTGAGAGGGGTCACAGCTTATTTTAAAGTCTCCAGGTATGCAACCAGTTGGGCGATCTGCGTATCTGTAAGTTGCCCGATAACCATATCGCTAAACGGCTTGATGCCCTGCGGATCATGCAGCCATTGATACAGGCCGCAGGAGTTCTGATTCACCAGCTTGCCGTTGACGACCTGGCAGGTTGATGGGTCCCATGTCAGCACCCCACCCGCTATCAGGTGGCGGCTGCCAAAATGAGTCAGGTTTGGACCAATCTGCGATTGCGCTTTGGGATCATTAAAACTCGTCAGGTTGACACCGACAATGCCATGGCATGCCTGGCATCCACCCGCACCTAAAAAGACTTGTTGACCCGCAAGGGCTGTTGGGTCGGTTGGTTTGGCCGCTGCTGCCTGCTGTTGGGAGCTGACCCAGGTCTGGTACGCATCTTTTGGCAGGACGGTCACGCTGAAGTCCATGTGCGCGTGCTGGTCGCCGCAGAATTCGGCGCATTCACCGCGATAGGGCGTGGTGGTGACGTTATCCGCCTCAAACCACATGTGGTTGTTGTGGCCGGGAATGACATCGGTCTTGCCCGTCAACTGCGGAATCCAGAAGCTGTGAATGACGTTGCTTGAGTACAGGTCTAGCTGGATGGTTGTCCCCTGGGGAACGACCAGCTCATCGGCGGTAACGAAGTTCTCGTGGACGTAATCGAACTCCCACCACCACTGGTGTCCAACCACCTTT
It contains:
- a CDS encoding ATP-binding protein, coding for MDLTTGNGSDTDNDSWWPEENALPTPPTSSETARGTGELYALSKDFEQEHSILTGIAANMRSGFILLNAAEQVAYSNPGAERLLGINGSILRQQGSFDVRKRLVSLAVDPNSAQTELDRIWHHPEQEGFTDLALADAAVRWLRVLSFPVRDDPGRLLGRGVLLDDITLERAATQTRNETLALAAHELKTPLAIIKGCATTLLGSSTRWDPSMLREMLQMIDTQTDRLHDILNTLLDVWKLDAGAHNLRLSQVNIAWLLKQVIEGWHKHAPGHRFVLRVPEEDILVHCDALRIEQALHHLLNNAVTYSPAGSVIRLELETNDIEIRISVKDQGAGIAPEHLERIFDRFYRIPRGEGSGAGNGLGLSVVRVTIEAHGGKIWAESPGSGQGSTFFFTLPFTPSLQAAGLPQAGINASTAASRSPLSSSRAGLLHQGQRVKVLVAENDARIARYLRAHLEEQQYRVHVTAHGIQFLRQLDLEDFDILMLSARLADMSGLELLQRLREFSQAPVIMLCDECDEDERVRYLDLGADDLVSKPFHMQELLARVRVLLRRKAPDREQPASEAIFTTGELTIDYAQHQVLLEDRPVQLSRTEYKLLSTLAQNAGRVMTHELLLERVWGAEYNREVDFIWVYISRLRRKIEDDPRHPRYILTVPDVGYKLAKL
- a CDS encoding heme-copper oxidase subunit III, whose product is MSVTHGEQIRTLEEHEAPGRSLGWWGMIFFIASEALIFANLIAAYLYLEIRNGNWPVPSELWFPLVNTIILLASSFPVHWAGTSAAKGNMRNVKLGFLASIIMGAYFLGGQIYEYSGLFGKHFTPQSSVAGSAFFTLTGFHGAHVTVGLIFLFIIWLRTMRGNFTAKRHFPIEAAEMYWHFVDGVWVIVFSTVYLLPLLRG
- a CDS encoding cytochrome c oxidase subunit 4, whose product is MAEEQAQSKQVRSKQRRLAAVEETSGPQLSYWPFVLAVALMIAFVGIVIHPILLGIGVVLTAVAVIGWGLERR
- the ctaD gene encoding cytochrome c oxidase subunit I, producing the protein MATRTVVEGVTLERRRRFSETYFGEWVMTTDHKKLGIMYIVTAFFFFLVGGMEALLVRTQLAVPDGKVLNAEQYNQVFTMHGTTMIFLFVMPILVGFGNYVVPLMIGARDMAFPRLNAFGYWIVLFGGFFLTSSFLFGQAPNAGWFSYAPLTELTSNCGPTAVRCTPDLNMDFWALGILMLGISSISGALNFVVTILKLRAPGMTINRMPLFTWMTLVTSFLLLFAIPSVTAAALLLLLDRHLGTHFYQAGAGGDPLLWQHLFWSFGHPEVYILILPAFGMISEILPVFSRKPLFGYTFVAWSGVAIGFLSFTVWAHHMFAVGLPPVAQAFFATSTTLIAIPTAVKIFNWVATVYGGKLSFKVPMLFALGFVAMFLIGGLNGVALAVVPFDYQVTDSYFVVSHLHYVLFGGTVFAVFAGIFYWFPKMTGKLLNERLGQIQFWLMLIGVNLTFFPMHILGLLGMPRRIYTYPGNLGWNELNLLATIGAFIIAVAILVFLWNFIITLRSGEPAGDDPWDAFTLEWDTSSPPKPYNFLVLPVVRSRRPFYDKKNPETADWKTATH
- the coxB gene encoding cytochrome c oxidase subunit II — encoded protein: MPLFRGKKPKRWGLALTALVFLSLFLASCDQYTPSILNPQGPVASKESGLFWFILVVATIVFVAVEGMLIYSIIRFRERPNSPTPRQIHGNNTLEIAWTVAPSIFLFAVLIGTIYTMFSLAQPAGPNVEVKVVGHQWWWEFDYVHENFVTADELVVPQGTTIQLDLYSSNVIHSFWIPQLTGKTDVIPGHNNHMWFEADNVTTTPYRGECAEFCGDQHAHMDFSVTVLPKDAYQTWVSSQQQAAAAKPTDPTALAGQQVFLGAGGCQACHGIVGVNLTSFNDPKAQSQIGPNLTHFGSRHLIAGGVLTWDPSTCQVVNGKLVNQNSCGLYQWLHDPQGIKPFSDMVIGQLTDTQIAQLVAYLETLK